Within the Solibacillus silvestris genome, the region CAATTCTTTGTTCTATTTCATTCATCAAATGTTCCTCCTAAGCTTTCGTAATCGGTGCAAATTTCGCTAGCAGACGTTTTATTCCAGTCGGTGATGGGAAAGCGATATCCAGTTCCATGCCATCCCCTTCACCTTTTACACTTACGACCATACCGACGCCCCATTTACCATGGGCTGCTTTGTCGCCTACTTTCCAGTCAAACTTATCCCCGCCTGTAGAATTAAGTCGTGATGTTTGGGAAGCAGGTGCCTGCACGCTTCCTAATGAACGCTTCGGCATACGGTCATAACGGTTCGATTTAAATGGCAGTGAATCATCACGATATGATGTAGTATTTGCTTTTGAAACTTGCTCTAACACATTTTCATCAATTTCGCGTAAAAAACGTGATGGGGCATTGTATCCTGTACGACCAAAAATTGTACGAGAACCCGCACAAGACAAGTATAGACGCTGCTCTGCCCGAGTTGCGCCGACATACATCAAGCGCCGTTCTTCGGCCATTTCATCTTCACTTTCCAATGAACGTGAATGCGGGAATATATTTTCCTCCATCCCGATAATGAACACAACAGGGAACTCCAGCCCTTTTGCGGCATGCATCGTCATTAAAATAATCGTACCTTTCGCTTTTTCTTCTTCATCTAAAGAATCAATATCTGCAATAAGTGCCAGGTCCGTTAAAAACGCTACTAATGACTGGTCTTCACTGCGCGCTTCAAAAGCCTGTGTTACTGTTAAAAATTCTTCGATATTTTCCAAGCGGCTTTCTGCTTCAATCGACTTTTCCGCTTTCAGCATTTGGCGGTATCCTGATTTTTCAAGCACTTCTTCCACAATCTCTGTAACCGATAATTCCTGCTGACGATCACTCAATGAACGAATCATATTGTAGAAATTTTCAGCTGAAGTGGCTGCTTTGCCTGAAAGCCCCATAAATACAAGCTCACCCATCGCATCAAAGATTGATCGGTCGCGCTCCATTGCATAGACAAGCATTTTATCAAATGAAGTCGCACCAATCGCACGTTTTGGTTCATTGATAATTCTCGCCAATGACAGGTCATCATCATTGTTTGCAATTAAACGTAAGTAAGCGAGTAAGTCTTTAATTTCTTTTCGATCATAGAACTTTGTACCGCCAACAATCTGGTAGTTCATATTCGATTTTACGAGCACATCCTCCATCACACGTGACTGTGCGTTTGTACGGTATAAAATCGCAAAATCATCCAGCTTGTAATCTTCATCCTTCATGAGTTTTTGAATCGTACGTACAACATATTGTGCTTCATCCTGCTCATTTCCCGCTTTGTAAAGCTGGATCATTTCGCCTTCCGGATTTTCTGTTCTCAGTACTTTTTTATAGCGGTCTTTATTCTTTTCAATTACGCTGTTTGCCGCTTGTAAAATACGTTTTGTGGAACGGTAGTTTTGCTCAAGCATAATCACCTTTGCTTCTTTGTAATCTTTTTCGAATGATAATATATTCGAAATATCAGCACCTCGCCAACGATAGATCGATTGGTCCGAATCCCCGACAACACAAATATTACGGAATTTCTTCGCCAATAATTGCACGAGCAAATATTGAGATTTGTTCGTATCTTGATACTCATCAACATGAATGTACTGGAATTTGTTTTGATAAA harbors:
- a CDS encoding ATP-dependent DNA helicase PcrA translates to MEHIAKNLVAGMNPQQAEAVKTTEGPLLIMAGAGSGKTRVLTHRIAYLVVEREVYPSKILAITFTNKAAREMRERIDGILGNGTTESMWVSTFHSMCVRILRRNIDRIGYSKSFSILDSSDQLTVIKNILKQDNIDPKKYDPRAILNTISSAKNECITVDGFEENMNPHNPFEKIVAQVYKGYQKRLRQNQSLDFDDLIMLTIRLFKEAPDVLEFYQNKFQYIHVDEYQDTNKSQYLLVQLLAKKFRNICVVGDSDQSIYRWRGADISNILSFEKDYKEAKVIMLEQNYRSTKRILQAANSVIEKNKDRYKKVLRTENPEGEMIQLYKAGNEQDEAQYVVRTIQKLMKDEDYKLDDFAILYRTNAQSRVMEDVLVKSNMNYQIVGGTKFYDRKEIKDLLAYLRLIANNDDDLSLARIINEPKRAIGATSFDKMLVYAMERDRSIFDAMGELVFMGLSGKAATSAENFYNMIRSLSDRQQELSVTEIVEEVLEKSGYRQMLKAEKSIEAESRLENIEEFLTVTQAFEARSEDQSLVAFLTDLALIADIDSLDEEEKAKGTIILMTMHAAKGLEFPVVFIIGMEENIFPHSRSLESEDEMAEERRLMYVGATRAEQRLYLSCAGSRTIFGRTGYNAPSRFLREIDENVLEQVSKANTTSYRDDSLPFKSNRYDRMPKRSLGSVQAPASQTSRLNSTGGDKFDWKVGDKAAHGKWGVGMVVSVKGEGDGMELDIAFPSPTGIKRLLAKFAPITKA